The genomic region CACACTCACATCCCATACCACGAGCACCTGCAGCACAGGAAAACACGTGAGGTTCACTCTTTACCTCCTTAAGAATTTAGCAGGTTTGCTACGACCCCAGGTTGATAGTTGATATGTCGATGTTTGACTCACACCCTCTCGCAGTGTACACGCATACTGAGCTCAGCAGTTGCCGAGCCATTGTCATCAATTATAACCCAAACAAGTGTTTAGAAGCTCCCATTGCTGTTTCTTTGGTTCATTCAACCAGAGTAAGCTCATAAGAACTGCCCTTGCTAGGTAGttgtggtgtgttcctgaatcctcggacgccagccttccgagtcggAAGTGTAtatcccagctttcttgcggcatttctcggaggcacgccccctttttgtcttcatctctcagaattctgagagtagaccgagaacagtaatgacgctctcaacaaaaatggctgcgcccgtgaagagatttattGTCTTTGCATTTGTACCCCGTTGGTAATTTTAATGTAGATTTGAAATGCTCTTACAAACTTGATTAtcttgctactttattccggtcaccaatgtatgtattgcatggtcttgctctacgtgcaatacaatgtaaagttgtgttgtttgtttttggggctggtttgctaaagaggctaatgtagctaacgataaacaacgactagccaatttcatgacacaatcacaaagacgaacgtGAACGCTATAAATGCTCTGGGACCGGAAATGACGTcaaaagtgcaactcggaatgctggcgtccgaggattcaggaacatcTCCAATGGTGGACTCAAAAGGCGTTTACACCTCTCTTTTGTGTTTacacaccggggggggggttatggtaAATAGAGTGCatttgcctgacattcaccgaATTAAACACAGACCGCAGAGTCAACCATTCAGGGCAACTGCCAACTGGTCGTGAGCAGTTAAGCTTCGTTtcatgctcagggacaccttgaccctcgggatcgaactagcaaccgtgcggttaccagccaaccctctctacctcctgagctactgccactCCTTAGTTTTGTTTCTGTATTTGCTATCATTGAATTCAATATCTGAATCTCAACTATTTTGAGTAGAGGCAAGTAGGGGCAGCCTGGTTGGGTTATATTTTGTAGCTGTTCGGAAATGCGTGggaaaaaatacattatttcatCATTGGCTTTGCTGCCAAAAAGTAGAAGTGACTTTAATGTTGTTTTAAATGGTGGACTAGTTGCTTGCTTTGCATGACGTCGATGAGGGCGGGTAGACCTCGATCAATCTCAGTGGTTGTCACACGCAGTGTATCATGACACTCTGGTGGTAAGATAATTTGCTACTGAATTGAATTGTTTCTAAAGCGGTGCAGTCATTTTTGATCCACACTTGCCTGGTTAATCCTTCCACCGGGGCTGTGACAGACTTATAGTGCGTTCCAGAGCCCATCCAAACCAGTGGGACATGGACTTATCCCACCTCGAACTAAGAAAAGTGAACTGGAATGCCTGTCGAAGTGGAATATCCCACCGTCGGAGTGGAACCTCCTACTATCGAACAGGGGGGTGATCGACCTACCCCCACTTCACCAAGTAGGAGCTAGTACAGTTCAGGTAGGATAAGTCCCACATCCCATTGCTTTGGATGGTCTCTGGAACGCATCACTAGAGACTGAGTTGGCAGATGATAGTGGCTGTGTTTAAGGCATTGTGGTCATTCAGAGCAACATTTCAAAAAGTCGCAAGGGTAAGTGTAGGAGGTTGTGTTTGCTAACTGATTTGAACAGAGCGTAAGCACCCACTTCTGAATCTTAATGAGCTCCCAGTTCCCAGTTATATAAATGTACTACGAGACTCAAATGAACAAATCCGTGAGCATGCTCAGAGGCGGGTGAACACAGAACCAAACTTGTGGATTGTTTTGTTACCGGCACCCATTTAGAAAGCTTCATGGCTAGGACAGATTGTATGCGTTCATTTttgttggaaaaaaaacaagatacAGCTATGAGAGCTGCTGAGCTCTTATATGGAATATCATTTAGATCAATGGCTCACCAAATGCCCAATTTCAGAAGGCCCGCAGAacaccagagggggggagaaaatcATTGCTGATTGACATTCATCCAACATTAGTTTACTTAGTCTTAGTAAACGGGCCAAAACCTTTTacttccatccattcattcatccatcatccatcatccatcgatcatctatccattcatccatccatccatctgtctattTACCTTGTTCGTTTTAGTGCCTGAGTTTCTGATTCCATACAGTCCATCGTGGGGCGCTGAGGATGTCTCTTTAAACAGCCTGTTAAACAAAAAGGTAAATAGAATGCATGTTCGTAAACTCAAATCAACATAAATGCTTCACATTCAaccatccatacacacatttaGTAACACATTCATACAGCAGTGTTAGCCAACAGCCagccatcacacacaaacaaatattcagACGGCGACTAGGTAGGGAGGGACAGTAATGAGTTGGGTGTTGAGGTTAAATGGTGAACAGTTTATGTCTCTCACTTCTCTACGCTGCTGGTTTCTGTCGTGTCAATGAAGACTGAGTCTGGTAGCTGAACCTGTGAAGAGAAAGATGTCACATTACAAAACACAACATAAGcaaaccacacaacacaacgctattacaacacaatacaacaaaGACCCAAACACAACTAGGCAGAACACAAGTCCATACCAAGTGTAGTTCTAGCTTACATTCTCATAGTCGTCATCAGAGTCTTCCCCTCTCTGGATCAGGCCTGACTTTCTCCTGCCGGTCTCCGGCATCTCGTCCACCGAGGTCCGGAAACTCTGACCATCTGGGGACTCTCTTCTGAGAGAAAACCAGAACTTAATATTTTCTATATGTTACAGGTTTCCTAGCTAAATGGTAACTGTAATGGAAACATGTTAGCCGGTCATAAACTAACTGTAAGTGTAGCGTGTTAGCTAACCCTAAAATAACTCCAAATGTAGCATGCAATCTAGCATTATGCGAACTGTAAATTTAGCCAATTATCTAGCAAAATGCTTAGTTAAAGTTATAGATACTTTTAAAGTTATAGATACTAGTTATTTAGCAAAAAATGTACAGTAAATTATGCACGTTACCTAGGCATTTTAGCTAGCCATATGCTAACAGTGGCCTGTAATAAAAAATCATGACGTACTGCGTTGCATTCTCAGCTACACTGGGCATGGTTGGTGCCCGAGTGGGCATGGTTGTTGTCCGAGTGATGGTAGTCGGTGTCCAAGTGGGCGTCGGTGACCTAGTGGGCGTGATCGGTGTCCAAGTGGGCGTGATCGGTGTCCGAGTTGGCGTGGTCGGTGTCCAAATGGGCGTGCTCGGTGTCCAAATGGGCGTGGTCGGTGGGATAGGTGGTATGGCAAGGTttggcgggcggggggggggggcttgggggaggCTGGTCCTTGGCCTGTCCGGGGTTGcggagggtgggtgggaggaGCAGGGCGGGCCGGGTGGGacgagggggggcagggagcgGGAATGGGAggaggcagcggcggcggcgataGTTTGCCTTGGTTACCGGGCAGCCC from Gadus morhua chromosome 19, gadMor3.0, whole genome shotgun sequence harbors:
- the LOC115532612 gene encoding SH3 domain-binding protein 2 isoform X1 yields the protein MPTRAPTMPSVAENATQRESPDGQSFRTSVDEMPETGRRKSGLIQRGEDSDDDYENVQLPDSVFIDTTETSSVEKLFKETSSAPHDGLYGIRNSGTKTNKVLVVWDVSVGKARNYRLFEEDKRVFLDIDVTFLSLEALVEHYHTHPLPHHGSLCLQTPYGDSHPR
- the LOC115532612 gene encoding SH3 domain-binding protein 2 isoform X2, whose product is MPTRAPTMPSVAENATQESPDGQSFRTSVDEMPETGRRKSGLIQRGEDSDDDYENVQLPDSVFIDTTETSSVEKLFKETSSAPHDGLYGIRNSGTKTNKVLVVWDVSVGKARNYRLFEEDKRVFLDIDVTFLSLEALVEHYHTHPLPHHGSLCLQTPYGDSHPR